In the Panthera uncia isolate 11264 chromosome D2, Puncia_PCG_1.0, whole genome shotgun sequence genome, one interval contains:
- the FUOM gene encoding fucose mutarotase isoform X2, protein MVVLKGIPVLLSPELLYALARMGHGDEIVFADVNFPTSSICRCGPEEIRADGLGIPQLLEAVLKLLPLDTYVESPAAVMDLVPSDRMKGLQTPVWRSYQSILSGAGCTDTLAKIERFEFYARAKKAFAVVATGETALYGNLILKKGVLAPDALC, encoded by the exons ATGGTAGTGCTGAAGGGCATCCCAGTGCTGCTGTCCCCCGAGCTGCTCTACGCCCTGGCGCGGATGGGGCACGGAGACGAGATCG TTTTTGCAGACGTGAacttccccacctcctccataTGCAGGTGTGGCCCGGAGGAGATCCGTGCCGACG GCCTGGGCATCCCGCAGCTCCTGGAGGCCGTGCTGAAGCTGCTGCCCCTGGACACCTACGTAGAGAGCCCG GCTGCTGTCATGGACCTGGTGCCCAGCGACAGGATGAAGGGCCTTCAGACCCCGGTGTGGAGGAGCTACCAGTCCATCCTGTCCGGGGCCGGCTGCACG GACACCCTGGCGAAGATAGAGAGGTTTGAGTTTTATGCGCGGGCCAAGAAGGCTTTTGCTGTTGTAGCAACTGG GGAGACAGCCCTCTATGGAAACCTCATCCTCAAGAAGGGGGTGCTGGCCCCCGACGCCCTCTGCTAG
- the FUOM gene encoding fucose mutarotase isoform X1, translating to MVVLKGIPVLLSPELLYALARMGHGDEIVFADVNFPTSSICRCGPEEIRADAMPGGGHDSPWRGEVTEAQRCETWANPSPAPPRTTQASGLRHARWAASSRPSGLGFHSLLTEMSQLCLSIHHEPDDPRRMGRGKGQMLGGKEQPSLQVTRTPCVLVETSS from the exons ATGGTAGTGCTGAAGGGCATCCCAGTGCTGCTGTCCCCCGAGCTGCTCTACGCCCTGGCGCGGATGGGGCACGGAGACGAGATCG TTTTTGCAGACGTGAacttccccacctcctccataTGCAGGTGTGGCCCGGAGGAGATCCGTGCCGACG CGATGCCGGGAGGGGGACATGACTCTCCGTGGAGAGGCGAGgtcactgaggcacagagatgtgaAACGTGGGCcaacccctcccccgccccgccccggacAACGCAGGCCAGTGGTCTGAGGCATGCTCGGTGGGCTGCCAGCTCCAGACCCAGCGGCCTTGGCTTCCACTCCCTGCTGACAGAGATGAGCCAGCTGTGCCTCAGTATACACCATGAGCCAGATGACCCAAGGAGGATGGGCCGTGGGAAAGGCCAAATGCTGGGAGGCAAGGAGCAGCCAAGCCTGCAAGTGACGCGCACACCCTGCGTGTTAGTGGAAACCAGCAGTTAG
- the ECHS1 gene encoding enoyl-CoA hydratase, mitochondrial, translated as MAALRALLPCLRGPLRPRLGCAALRAFASGADFQYLITEKKGKDGNVGLIQLNRPKALNALCNGLIMELNQALDAFEEDPAVGAIVLTGGEKAFAAGADIKEMQSRTFQDCYSSMFLSHWDRLARVKKPIIAAVNGYALGGGCELAMMCDIIYAGEKAQFAQPEILLGTIPGAGGTQRLTRAVGKSLAMEMVLTGDRISAQDAKQAGLVSKIFPVETLVEEAIRCAEKIASNSKIIAAMAKESVNAAFEMTLTEGNKLEKKLFYSTFATEDRKEGMTAFVEKRKASFKDQ; from the exons GTGCTGACTTTCAGTACCTCATCacagaaaagaaggggaaggacGGCAACGTGGGGCTGATCCAGCTGAACCGCCCCAAAGCACTCAACGCGCTCTGCAATGGCCTGATCATGGAGCTCAACCAGGCACTGGACGCCTTTGAGGAGGACCCCGCTGTGGGGGCCATTGTCCTCACGGGTGGGGAGAAGGCATTTGCAG CTGGAGCCGACATCAAGGAGATGCAGAGCCGAACGTTCCAGGACTGTTACTCCAGCATGTTCTTGAGCCACTGGGACCGACTTGCCCGGGTTAAGAAGCCAATCATAGCTGCTGTCAATGGCTACGCC CTTGGTGGCGGCTGCGAACTTGCTATGATGTGTGACATCATTTATGCCGGAGAGAAAGCCCAGTTTGCGCAGCCGGAAATCCTACTAGGAACCATCCCAG GTGCAGGGGGCACCCAGAGACTGACCCGTGCTGTTGGAAAGTCACTGGCCATGGAGATGGTCCTCACTGGTGACCGGATCTCTGCCCAGGATGCCAAGCAAGCAG GTCTTGTAAGCAAAATTTTTCCTGTGGAGACACTGGTCGAAGAAGCCATCCGGTGTGCGGAGAAAATTGCCAGCAATTCCAAAATCATAGCAGCAATGGCCAAAGAGTCCGTGAATGCAG cttttgAAATGACATTAACAGAGGGAAACAAGTTGGAGAAGAAGCTCTTCTATTCAACGTTCGCTACT GAAGACCGGAAGGAAGGGATGACTGCATttgtggaaaagagaaaggccAGTTTCAAAGACCAGTGA